A stretch of Microbulbifer bruguierae DNA encodes these proteins:
- a CDS encoding OmpW/AlkL family protein, with protein MKRMLKFSPILAPLALALSTTASANPLGLTGPQDFIIRVGGYYISAGDDEVSFVDDSFRTGDAFRSNVDPGSEWGWYMNLEWKPVEHWGIELGYMDGDNHTSSHADGIFLQDLEDVDYRDVTRFDADISTASLKFYPLDDTCMVQPYIGGGISYTDFGDSGLNRAVRDDLAELGRRGNFEMGSSWGYTWQMGMDFNFGRDSSWLVNVAAVYARSETDMRLQLLEDVQPTSDLNLLIESYSGDYSYDPWMFNLSVGYKFSF; from the coding sequence ATGAAAAGGATGTTGAAATTTTCACCGATCTTGGCACCTCTGGCATTGGCGCTGAGTACTACCGCCTCCGCCAACCCCCTCGGCTTGACCGGACCACAGGACTTTATTATCCGCGTGGGCGGATACTATATTTCCGCAGGAGACGACGAGGTCAGTTTTGTCGACGACTCTTTCCGGACTGGCGATGCGTTTCGCTCTAACGTCGATCCAGGTTCCGAGTGGGGTTGGTACATGAACCTCGAATGGAAGCCTGTAGAGCATTGGGGCATCGAGCTTGGCTATATGGACGGCGACAACCATACCAGCAGTCACGCTGATGGCATTTTTTTGCAGGATTTGGAAGATGTCGACTATCGCGATGTGACCAGATTTGATGCCGATATCAGTACCGCAAGCCTGAAATTCTACCCCCTGGATGATACCTGCATGGTTCAGCCTTATATAGGTGGTGGCATTAGCTATACCGACTTCGGTGATAGCGGCCTCAATCGTGCAGTGCGGGACGACCTGGCTGAGCTTGGTCGGCGCGGCAACTTCGAAATGGGTTCGTCCTGGGGCTATACCTGGCAAATGGGTATGGATTTCAACTTCGGACGCGATAGCTCGTGGCTGGTCAATGTCGCCGCGGTGTACGCGCGATCCGAAACAGATATGCGGTTACAGCTTCTTGAAGACGTTCAGCCAACCTCCGATCTGAATCTACTTATTGAGTCCTATTCCGGGGACTACAGCTATGATCCCTGGATGTTCAATCTGTCAGTAGGGTATAAATTCTCCTTCTGA